The Methyloferula stellata AR4 genome includes a window with the following:
- a CDS encoding sensor histidine kinase, with protein sequence MPEELDPWADLTAIVSGAQDAIIGQSLDGVISSWNAGAEELFGYTAGEALGRPASMLAGTSETEDRLAISTRRIKEGEAVPPYEGLCRRKDGEIVHVSLALSPVLGRSGQLLGISQIARAIVVPSAERSARPAALGRQELDLIHFSRRSDMGQMAGAVAHELNQPLTAIINYLNAARRLLGSDDAGHSAQLTIAVDRAAQQARRATDILHHLRSFTSRSDGEREHMTLRAMLAGVNDLVLISARQSGVTVVFQLIADDIVFIDRVQIQQVLLNLMRNAVEAMAETIERELRVSSDRSGAHVRVSVADTGLGISSDVAARLFEPFVTTKPDGMGIGLPICQAIIKAHGGELWFDRASSLGATFHFTLPIVARVAES encoded by the coding sequence ATGCCAGAGGAGCTCGATCCTTGGGCGGATCTCACGGCCATCGTATCTGGCGCCCAGGATGCGATTATCGGCCAGAGTTTAGATGGCGTCATCTCGAGTTGGAACGCAGGCGCCGAAGAATTGTTCGGCTACACGGCAGGTGAAGCACTCGGACGACCCGCCTCCATGCTCGCCGGTACCTCTGAAACCGAAGATAGGCTCGCGATCTCAACGCGGCGGATCAAGGAGGGCGAAGCAGTCCCCCCTTATGAAGGCTTATGCCGTCGCAAGGATGGCGAAATCGTGCATGTCTCTCTAGCGCTCTCCCCAGTTCTGGGTCGCTCCGGGCAGCTTCTCGGCATATCTCAAATTGCACGCGCGATCGTCGTGCCATCGGCTGAGAGATCGGCGCGGCCGGCGGCGCTAGGACGGCAAGAGCTGGACCTTATCCATTTCTCTCGGAGGAGCGACATGGGCCAGATGGCCGGCGCGGTGGCTCATGAACTCAACCAGCCTTTGACGGCGATTATCAATTATCTAAATGCCGCGCGCAGGCTTTTAGGCTCTGATGACGCCGGTCACTCCGCGCAGCTTACGATCGCCGTGGATCGTGCCGCGCAGCAGGCGCGCCGCGCCACGGATATTCTTCACCATTTGCGATCCTTTACATCGAGGTCCGATGGAGAAAGGGAGCATATGACCCTCAGGGCGATGCTTGCCGGCGTAAACGATCTCGTTTTGATCAGCGCACGCCAAAGCGGCGTTACCGTCGTTTTTCAATTGATCGCAGATGATATCGTGTTCATTGATCGCGTCCAGATACAACAGGTTCTGCTCAACTTGATGCGCAATGCCGTCGAGGCGATGGCCGAGACGATCGAGCGCGAGCTTCGGGTCTCAAGTGATCGGTCGGGGGCACATGTCCGTGTCAGTGTTGCGGACACCGGCCTTGGAATATCTTCCGATGTGGCGGCTCGTCTCTTTGAGCCTTTCGTCACAACGAAGCCTGACGGAATGGGAATCGGCCTGCCGATCTGTCAGGCGATCATCAAGGCGCACGGCGGCGAACTTTGGTTCGACCGCGCGTCATCGCTCGGGGCGACCTTTCATTTCACGTTGCCGATTGTGGCGCGAGTTGCTGAAAGTTAA
- a CDS encoding Crp/Fnr family transcriptional regulator — translation MTTRGHADLRIRAVRSWPREHGKEAPHLTLSAADKVELGRLAQIIEYKTVGSLIFSQGDEATYLYLLAEGVVRTHHVLNNGERQVLAFLWPGDLFGLAENGRYLSCAEAITPSKVYRFPIRRLEHFLLKNPSIQDSFFVKAVYDLRNTQRQLIVMGRFDIPRRLAAFLLDCSAHEHYFDHRTKILTLPMNRDDIADYLGTSAETVTRALNRLESEGMVQRITARKIELKPAILKAFIDLN, via the coding sequence ATGACGACACGCGGTCATGCCGATCTCCGCATACGTGCGGTTCGTAGTTGGCCGCGCGAACATGGCAAAGAAGCGCCGCATCTGACCTTGTCGGCTGCTGACAAGGTCGAGCTCGGGCGTCTTGCACAGATCATCGAATATAAAACGGTCGGCTCACTTATCTTCTCGCAGGGGGATGAGGCGACCTACCTGTATCTGTTAGCTGAGGGCGTTGTCCGGACACATCACGTTCTGAATAATGGCGAGAGGCAAGTCTTGGCCTTCCTCTGGCCTGGTGATCTGTTCGGCCTTGCCGAAAATGGTAGATACCTGAGCTGCGCGGAAGCGATTACACCTTCAAAAGTCTATCGATTTCCCATTAGGAGGCTTGAGCACTTCCTTTTGAAGAACCCGAGTATCCAAGACAGCTTTTTCGTCAAAGCCGTGTATGACCTGCGAAACACGCAGCGTCAGCTCATCGTCATGGGACGGTTTGATATTCCGCGACGGCTGGCGGCGTTTCTGCTCGATTGTTCGGCGCATGAGCATTATTTCGATCATCGCACCAAGATCCTCACGCTGCCGATGAACCGCGACGATATCGCAGATTATCTCGGCACCTCCGCGGAAACCGTGACCCGCGCTCTCAATCGATTGGAAAGTGAAGGGATGGTTCAGCGCATCACAGCCCGCAAGATTGAACTCAAGCCAGCTATCTTGAAGGCGTTCATCGACCTTAATTGA
- a CDS encoding DUF3309 family protein: MGTILIIVILILLFGGGGGYYGYSRYGAGGLGGVLGLVLIIILVLWLVGGLHTV, encoded by the coding sequence ATGGGAACAATTCTGATTATAGTGATACTTATCCTGCTATTCGGCGGCGGGGGTGGCTACTACGGCTATAGCCGCTATGGCGCAGGCGGTTTGGGCGGTGTCCTTGGCCTAGTGCTCATCATTATCCTCGTGCTCTGGCTGGTGGGCGGCCTCCACACCGTGTGA
- a CDS encoding Crp/Fnr family transcriptional regulator produces the protein MRRMTIRGHADLQICAVRSWPREHVKEAPHLTLSATDKIELGRLAQIVEYKTAGSLIFSQGSEAAYLYLLASGVVRTYHVLNNGERQVLAFHWPGDLFGLAENGKYLDSSETIASSKVYRFPVGRLEQFLLMNPNIQEIFLVKAVHDLRNTQRQLIVMGRLDIPRRLAAFLLDCSAHERYFDHRANILTLPMNRYDIADYLGTSAETVTRALSRLESEGMVRRVTARKIELKPSTLKAFVNFD, from the coding sequence ATGCGCCGCATGACGATACGAGGTCATGCGGATCTCCAAATATGTGCGGTTCGCAGTTGGCCACGCGAACACGTCAAGGAAGCGCCGCATCTAACCTTGTCGGCTACGGATAAAATCGAGCTCGGTCGTCTTGCACAGATCGTCGAGTATAAAACGGCTGGTTCACTTATCTTTTCACAAGGCAGCGAAGCCGCCTACCTGTATCTGCTGGCGAGTGGCGTAGTCCGAACATATCACGTTCTGAATAATGGAGAGCGCCAAGTCCTGGCCTTTCATTGGCCTGGCGATCTGTTCGGACTTGCCGAAAATGGCAAATATCTCGATTCCTCAGAAACGATTGCTTCTTCCAAGGTCTATCGATTTCCCGTCGGGAGGCTTGAGCAATTCCTTCTGATGAACCCGAATATCCAAGAAATTTTTTTAGTGAAAGCCGTGCATGATTTACGAAATACGCAACGCCAGCTCATTGTCATGGGACGGCTTGACATCCCGCGGCGGCTGGCGGCGTTTCTGCTCGATTGTTCGGCACATGAACGTTATTTCGATCATCGCGCCAACATTCTGACGCTGCCGATGAACCGCTACGATATCGCAGATTATCTCGGTACTTCCGCCGAAACCGTGACCCGCGCTCTCAGCCGATTGGAAAGCGAAGGCATGGTTCGCCGCGTCACAGCCCGCAAGATCGAACTTAAGCCAAGCACCTTAAAGGCGTTCGTCAACTTTGATTAA
- a CDS encoding PAS domain S-box protein, translating to MEIEPQPTSDFVPSQICTLFAISADACEAVKSNLAARLFNLIADAIIVASDADEIIFVNHQAEELFGYGAKEIAGRALGTLISSSETPWQAQAMQPFCTQSLVLNQGAEVVGQRRDGKQFFAEASITPARQNEARIRILVLRDISARKREEDHMRAALKELSEAVEAKSLLLEELHHRMKNNHQVILSMIRLQKARPIGPEAKAELNNMETRIAALSGVGGELLLAREEQSIALSTYLRQLVGKLKDVFCLAPLSVAFRLELEDINVPAKTAANIGLLINEAITNSFKHAVPKGATEISVGLSRSDGNILLTIGDNGPGPGVDPSEHVGGTALMRLLAKQLMGTIELNRSKLGVHYLIRFPAC from the coding sequence ATGGAGATCGAACCGCAACCAACCTCAGACTTTGTGCCTTCTCAAATCTGCACGTTGTTTGCGATTTCGGCCGACGCTTGCGAGGCTGTGAAGAGCAATCTGGCCGCCCGGCTTTTCAACCTCATCGCAGATGCGATCATCGTTGCCAGCGATGCGGACGAAATCATTTTCGTCAATCATCAAGCCGAAGAATTGTTCGGCTATGGAGCCAAGGAGATCGCGGGCCGGGCTCTCGGCACGCTGATTTCTTCCTCGGAGACACCCTGGCAGGCGCAGGCAATGCAACCATTTTGCACGCAATCCCTCGTTCTCAATCAAGGAGCGGAGGTCGTCGGACAGCGACGTGACGGGAAGCAATTTTTCGCCGAAGCCTCGATTACCCCCGCTCGTCAAAATGAGGCTCGGATCCGTATTCTGGTCCTGCGCGATATTTCGGCACGCAAACGAGAGGAAGATCATATGCGCGCTGCTTTGAAGGAACTGAGCGAAGCGGTCGAGGCAAAATCGCTTCTTTTGGAAGAGCTTCATCATCGCATGAAGAACAACCACCAAGTCATCCTTTCTATGATTCGCCTTCAGAAAGCGCGCCCGATCGGCCCCGAAGCTAAAGCCGAGCTCAATAATATGGAGACGCGGATTGCGGCCTTGAGCGGCGTCGGCGGCGAGCTTCTCCTCGCGCGCGAGGAGCAGTCGATTGCCTTAAGTACCTACCTGCGCCAGCTCGTTGGAAAGCTCAAAGACGTGTTCTGCCTTGCGCCTCTCTCCGTTGCCTTTCGGCTCGAACTCGAAGACATCAACGTTCCGGCCAAAACGGCAGCCAATATCGGCTTGTTGATCAATGAAGCAATCACCAACAGTTTCAAACATGCCGTGCCAAAAGGAGCGACGGAGATCAGCGTTGGCCTATCTCGAAGTGACGGCAATATTCTTCTGACCATCGGAGACAATGGCCCAGGCCCAGGCGTCGATCCGTCAGAGCATGTCGGTGGAACCGCATTGATGCGGCTTCTCGCCAAACAATTGATGGGAACGATCGAACTCAATCGGTCAAAACTTGGGGTGCACTATCTGATCCGGTTTCCGGCGTGCTAG
- a CDS encoding Spy/CpxP family protein refolding chaperone, with product MKKVLLTATVAALISGVGVAGSAFAENRADRAALTANQIVAESDARTAHVKADLRLTPDQEKNWPGFESAVHDIDKARADRLVAFQAEHEKRKDGGDVIQYLNDHAKFLGERSANVKKLADAAQPLYASLDDQQKKKFANELIGLSREREIDE from the coding sequence ATGAAGAAAGTCCTTCTGACTGCAACTGTCGCGGCCCTCATCTCCGGTGTTGGAGTCGCAGGATCAGCTTTCGCGGAAAACCGCGCAGATCGTGCCGCATTGACTGCCAATCAAATTGTTGCTGAATCGGACGCCCGCACGGCACACGTCAAGGCCGATCTGCGTCTTACGCCGGATCAAGAGAAGAACTGGCCCGGTTTTGAAAGCGCCGTGCACGACATCGATAAGGCTCGCGCTGATCGTCTGGTGGCCTTCCAAGCCGAACACGAGAAGCGGAAAGACGGAGGCGACGTCATCCAATATTTAAACGACCATGCGAAGTTTCTCGGCGAGCGCTCTGCCAATGTAAAGAAGCTCGCCGATGCGGCCCAACCGCTCTATGCGAGCCTTGATGATCAACAGAAGAAGAAGTTTGCCAACGAGCTGATCGGCCTCAGCCGAGAGCGTGAGATTGATGAGTGA